One window of the Candidatus Phycorickettsia trachydisci genome contains the following:
- the rimP gene encoding ribosome maturation factor RimP, with product MRFTELEKKAFHLLEDTIKLLGFELILVNLKDGILRLVAEKANNTPLSVKDCKEISNNVSPLLDVEGLLGDTSYVLEVSSAGLTRPLVKQKDFERFVGRHINLELYSALDKRKKFQGRLVSSDDLNIYLMLENKKSSKDEDQKDLQIPMELIKSANLMLTDEEFRKILKG from the coding sequence ATGAGGTTTACAGAGTTAGAAAAGAAAGCATTTCATCTTTTAGAAGATACTATAAAATTACTTGGATTTGAGCTAATATTAGTAAACCTGAAAGACGGAATTTTAAGACTAGTTGCGGAAAAAGCAAATAACACTCCTTTAAGTGTTAAAGATTGCAAAGAAATCAGTAACAACGTCTCCCCACTTTTAGATGTGGAAGGGTTATTGGGTGATACTTCTTATGTTTTAGAGGTATCTTCTGCTGGTCTTACAAGACCGCTTGTTAAACAAAAAGATTTTGAACGTTTTGTAGGGCGTCATATTAATCTTGAATTATACAGCGCTTTGGATAAAAGAAAGAAGTTTCAGGGAAGGTTAGTTAGTTCAGATGATCTGAATATCTACTTAATGCTTGAAAATAAAAAATCATCAAAAGATGAAGATCAAAAGGACTTACAAATTCCAATGGAATTAATTAAGTCTGCTAATTTAATGCTTACAGATGAAGAATTTAGAAAAATACTAAAAGGTTAA
- the infB gene encoding translation initiation factor IF-2, with the protein MTNKKPLKLGLRLGNISTEGLAKDYADLKASSNLLKKTPATPSMESAKESHLTDQELIKRFDVLKKASQFSEEDELLESSKAREIFKANFIKETEEEVVPEIILQEASSPQPAAATPKPPEYKSVEESEEAPAKSPSVKTKFKKNLKEKHKRKIEFDLEEESEQTFHKSKRHKSHNKQQAKPQEKIIKEVELYGSITAAELANKMSEKVSDVIKTLISLGMIADANKTLDLDTAELVVEALGHKFKRVEAITVDSILKGEIDSTEDLKPRPPVVTVMGHVDHGKTSLLDAIRSTDVAGKEHGGITQSIGAYQVKLPNGRKITLIDTPGHEAFTEMRSRGAQITDIVILIVAADDGINHQTVEAINHIKAANLPIIVAVNKIDKVDNVDQAVSRIKNELLIHNLVAEDMGGDVIFVPISALKRINLDKLEESILLLADLLELKTNPDTFGSGVVLDAKIDKHRGIVTSILLTRGALQVGDPIVSGGCYGKVRAIFTHKKESVKSIEPSTPATIIGMESVPRAGDKFVAIENDKQARQIAEQYSHISKEKSIKLAEELRKSTDLFAQDDAKEFAIILKADSGGSIEAITGSLAKINLDKVNLRILHSAVGSVNDSDAVLASASNAPIFAFNTKTTLGPSSNKLQVDIRHYSVIYDLIDDVTNLMKGLVEPTYVKEFIGQANVRQVFEITKVGKIAGSYVTKGMVKRDSYGQLFRGKELLHEGKIKTLKRFKDDVKEVKETFECGIGFEDFSDIQVGDNIEVFIYVEENDKK; encoded by the coding sequence ATGACTAATAAAAAACCCCTAAAACTTGGCCTGAGGCTAGGTAACATCAGCACAGAAGGACTCGCTAAAGACTATGCTGATCTTAAGGCTTCTAGCAATTTGTTAAAAAAAACTCCTGCAACACCTTCTATGGAGAGTGCTAAGGAGAGTCATTTAACGGATCAGGAGTTAATTAAGAGGTTTGATGTTTTAAAAAAGGCGTCCCAATTTTCCGAAGAAGATGAATTACTAGAGAGCTCTAAAGCGCGTGAAATCTTTAAGGCAAATTTTATAAAAGAGACAGAGGAAGAAGTAGTACCTGAAATTATACTGCAAGAAGCCTCTTCTCCTCAACCAGCAGCAGCCACTCCTAAACCTCCTGAGTACAAATCCGTAGAAGAATCAGAGGAAGCGCCTGCAAAAAGTCCTAGTGTTAAAACTAAATTCAAGAAAAATTTAAAAGAGAAACATAAAAGAAAGATAGAATTTGATCTTGAAGAAGAGTCTGAACAGACATTTCATAAGTCAAAGAGGCATAAATCACATAATAAGCAACAAGCAAAACCTCAAGAAAAAATTATTAAGGAAGTAGAGCTTTACGGGAGCATCACTGCGGCCGAATTAGCAAATAAAATGTCAGAAAAAGTATCAGATGTAATAAAAACTTTAATTAGCTTAGGAATGATCGCTGATGCTAATAAAACGCTTGACCTCGACACTGCTGAGCTTGTTGTGGAAGCTTTAGGACATAAGTTTAAAAGAGTTGAAGCTATAACAGTTGACTCTATATTGAAAGGAGAAATTGATAGTACAGAAGACTTAAAACCACGCCCTCCTGTTGTTACAGTAATGGGACATGTTGATCATGGTAAAACTTCTTTATTAGATGCAATTAGATCAACAGATGTTGCAGGTAAAGAACATGGGGGTATTACGCAAAGTATCGGAGCTTATCAAGTCAAGTTACCAAATGGACGTAAGATTACCTTAATTGATACTCCGGGCCATGAAGCATTTACTGAGATGCGTAGCCGCGGAGCTCAAATTACCGATATCGTTATTTTGATTGTAGCAGCAGATGATGGCATTAATCATCAAACTGTTGAGGCCATTAATCATATTAAGGCAGCAAACCTGCCAATCATAGTTGCGGTTAATAAGATTGATAAAGTCGATAATGTGGATCAAGCTGTAAGTCGCATAAAAAACGAACTTTTGATACATAATCTTGTTGCTGAAGATATGGGTGGTGACGTAATTTTCGTACCTATATCTGCACTTAAAAGGATTAATCTAGATAAACTTGAAGAATCTATTCTTCTGCTAGCTGATTTATTAGAACTAAAAACAAATCCCGATACCTTTGGTAGTGGAGTGGTGCTAGATGCAAAAATCGACAAGCACAGAGGAATCGTTACTAGCATCTTGCTAACTAGGGGCGCTCTTCAAGTAGGAGATCCTATAGTATCTGGTGGTTGCTATGGTAAAGTTAGAGCAATTTTTACGCATAAAAAAGAATCCGTCAAATCTATAGAGCCAAGTACTCCTGCAACTATTATTGGCATGGAAAGCGTGCCTAGAGCGGGAGATAAGTTTGTAGCTATCGAGAATGACAAACAAGCAAGACAAATTGCAGAGCAGTATAGTCACATATCTAAAGAAAAAAGTATTAAACTTGCTGAAGAATTACGTAAGTCTACAGACCTTTTTGCACAAGATGATGCAAAAGAATTTGCAATTATCCTTAAGGCTGATTCGGGAGGTTCGATTGAAGCAATTACGGGGTCACTTGCAAAAATAAATTTAGATAAAGTCAATTTAAGAATCCTTCATAGCGCAGTTGGTAGCGTAAATGACTCTGATGCAGTTTTGGCTAGTGCTTCAAATGCTCCCATTTTTGCATTTAACACCAAGACAACACTTGGGCCTTCATCTAATAAGCTGCAAGTTGATATAAGACATTATTCCGTCATATATGATTTAATAGATGATGTTACTAACTTGATGAAAGGTCTTGTAGAGCCAACTTATGTCAAAGAGTTCATTGGTCAAGCAAATGTGCGTCAAGTATTTGAGATCACTAAAGTTGGAAAAATTGCTGGATCATACGTCACAAAAGGTATGGTTAAACGTGATTCTTATGGTCAGTTATTTAGAGGTAAAGAGTTATTACACGAAGGCAAAATCAAGACACTAAAAAGATTTAAGGATGATGTTAAAGAAGTCAAAGAGACTTTTGAGTGCGGTATTGGATTCGAGGATTTCAGTGATATACAGGTTGGTGATAACATCGAAGTTTTCATATATGTAGAAGAGAATGATAAAAAATAA
- the gltX gene encoding glutamate--tRNA ligase, giving the protein MTNSMIITRFAPSPTGLLHVGSVRPALANYLFARKMGGKFILRIDDTDLSRCSDYNKQMILQNLKWLGLSWDEIMYQSNNLDKYKQVVDKLLKSGRLYECFEDKIELEIKRKSQLTAGMPPIYDRSSLKLSNDQKDQYKAEGKKPHYRFKLEHEDIAWNDLVRGDLLYKGENISDPIVIREDGTFTYLLCSVIDDIACKTSHIFRGEDHISNTAIQIQMFKALGAKLPEFGHLSLIKAKGDKISKRVGGYEVLALENKGIEPMVVNSFFAYLGTSKPISLKKNLQKLIEDFDISSFSLSPTFYNPEDLWTLNHKFLSYLDFADVKSGLDNIGLQEVKEEFWLAVRNNIAKLTDAKNWWTLCKSAPNIKDIKFDINFIEKALEALPRKDFDETTWSKWTSELSKLTGKKGKDLFLPLRLALTGLENGPEMKLLLPLIGKDQTLSRLKAVIAR; this is encoded by the coding sequence ATGACAAATTCTATGATTATTACTCGCTTTGCTCCGTCTCCAACAGGATTACTACATGTAGGCAGCGTTCGTCCTGCACTTGCCAATTATCTATTTGCAAGAAAAATGGGAGGCAAATTTATTTTGAGAATAGATGATACAGATCTATCTCGCTGCTCCGATTATAACAAGCAAATGATCTTGCAAAACTTAAAGTGGTTAGGGCTGAGTTGGGATGAAATTATGTATCAGTCTAATAATTTAGATAAATATAAGCAAGTTGTTGATAAATTACTTAAAAGCGGCAGGTTATATGAATGTTTTGAAGATAAAATTGAGCTTGAGATTAAGCGAAAAAGTCAGCTTACAGCAGGCATGCCGCCCATCTATGATCGCAGCTCATTAAAATTATCTAATGACCAAAAAGATCAGTATAAAGCAGAAGGTAAAAAACCTCACTATCGCTTTAAACTTGAGCATGAAGATATTGCATGGAACGATCTGGTAAGGGGAGATTTATTATATAAAGGCGAAAATATCAGTGATCCGATTGTAATTAGAGAAGACGGAACGTTTACATATTTACTTTGCAGCGTAATAGATGATATTGCTTGCAAGACTTCACATATTTTTCGCGGGGAAGATCATATATCCAACACCGCAATTCAAATTCAAATGTTTAAAGCTCTTGGCGCTAAATTACCTGAGTTTGGACATTTAAGTTTAATTAAAGCAAAAGGTGATAAGATATCTAAAAGAGTTGGAGGATATGAAGTTTTAGCACTTGAGAATAAAGGCATAGAGCCTATGGTGGTCAATAGTTTTTTTGCATACCTTGGTACCTCAAAGCCTATATCTTTGAAGAAAAATTTACAGAAATTAATCGAAGATTTTGATATTTCATCATTTTCACTTTCACCTACTTTTTACAATCCCGAAGACCTGTGGACTTTAAATCATAAGTTTTTATCATATCTTGATTTTGCTGATGTAAAGAGCGGTTTGGATAACATAGGCTTACAAGAAGTAAAGGAAGAATTTTGGCTTGCTGTACGTAACAATATTGCAAAGTTGACTGATGCAAAAAATTGGTGGACTCTTTGTAAATCTGCTCCAAATATTAAAGACATTAAGTTTGATATTAATTTCATAGAAAAAGCATTAGAAGCCCTTCCTAGGAAAGATTTTGATGAGACCACATGGAGCAAATGGACCAGTGAATTAAGTAAGTTAACAGGCAAGAAAGGTAAAGATCTATTTCTGCCTTTACGCTTAGCATTAACTGGTCTTGAGAATGGTCCTGAGATGAAATTATTACTGCCTTTAATTGGTAAAGATCAAACTCTATCCAGACTTAAAGCGGTAATAGCAAGATGA
- the hisS gene encoding histidine--tRNA ligase, with the protein MTNLRSIKGCKDVLFDDALRLSHIVETAKRQAILRGCTEIFTPIMEHTEVFSRGLGDFSDIVHKEMYSFIDKGKHSLTLRPEFTAGIMRAVFTNSLQHKLPLKLFSWGPVFRRENPQAGRQRQFHQINVEFIGFKDYTSDVEIISLANEILQNLGIANYRLEINSLGCNESRKNYQKALLDYFNDHKNQLSEISKIRLDTNPLRILDSKEECDISLVKNAPNLQDYYTNQAKEYFEQVLAALKALKIDHVVNSRIVRGLDYYSHTVFEFISSDLGAQSTLMAGGRYDGLAELMGGSSTPAIGFAGGIERLMMVCNQKISKTKPVIILPITDKEKHFALKTADTLRQNHIACSIETGGKMKDIMQKAVNKYEPKYAIIIGEDEAAKNMYTLKNLDEFSQGLVNLDQMLEVLKNETE; encoded by the coding sequence ATGACTAATTTAAGATCAATAAAGGGATGTAAAGACGTACTTTTTGATGATGCTTTAAGGCTAAGTCATATAGTAGAGACTGCAAAAAGACAAGCGATATTGCGTGGTTGTACGGAAATCTTCACCCCAATCATGGAACATACTGAAGTGTTCAGCAGAGGTTTAGGAGATTTTTCTGATATAGTGCACAAAGAAATGTACAGCTTTATAGATAAAGGCAAGCATTCCCTGACTTTGCGTCCTGAATTTACAGCAGGTATTATGCGCGCTGTATTCACAAATAGCCTCCAGCATAAACTGCCGCTAAAGCTATTTTCTTGGGGACCTGTATTTAGACGCGAAAACCCACAGGCTGGTCGTCAGAGACAATTTCACCAAATTAACGTAGAGTTTATTGGTTTCAAAGACTATACAAGCGACGTAGAGATCATCTCTCTTGCAAACGAAATTCTGCAGAACTTAGGTATTGCTAACTACCGATTAGAGATTAACTCACTAGGTTGCAATGAATCTCGCAAAAACTATCAAAAAGCATTACTTGATTACTTTAATGATCATAAAAACCAGCTTTCTGAAATAAGTAAAATAAGGCTTGATACTAATCCATTGCGTATCCTTGATTCTAAAGAAGAGTGTGACATCAGCCTGGTCAAAAATGCTCCAAACTTACAAGATTACTATACTAATCAAGCAAAAGAATATTTTGAACAAGTGCTAGCTGCACTAAAAGCATTAAAGATAGACCATGTAGTAAACTCGCGTATCGTAAGAGGCCTTGATTACTACAGCCATACCGTGTTTGAATTTATCTCTTCAGATTTAGGGGCCCAGTCTACATTAATGGCAGGGGGAAGATATGATGGCTTAGCAGAATTAATGGGAGGATCTTCTACTCCTGCAATAGGTTTTGCTGGAGGTATTGAGAGACTTATGATGGTTTGTAATCAAAAAATAAGCAAAACAAAACCTGTTATTATCTTACCTATTACAGATAAAGAAAAACACTTTGCACTAAAAACTGCTGATACTTTACGCCAAAACCATATTGCATGCAGTATTGAGACAGGTGGTAAAATGAAAGATATAATGCAAAAAGCCGTAAATAAGTATGAACCTAAATATGCAATAATTATAGGTGAAGACGAAGCAGCAAAAAATATGTATACTCTAAAGAATCTAGACGAGTTTTCTCAAGGTCTTGTTAATTTAGATCAAATGCTTGAAGTGTTAAAAAATGAGACAGAATAA
- a CDS encoding RT0821/Lpp0805 family surface protein, protein MKRILIKNSVVLLVIASLLSACNANKQGVGTGIGLVAGGLIGSQFGKGGFSTVLGAGIGALIGGAIGQKMDEKDKKLAAEATQRTLEAAPTGSTVAWQNPDNGHNGKITLTKTYPDQGRHCREYTHVVEIGGEFQRAYGKACRTPDGQWEIVSNN, encoded by the coding sequence ATGAAACGCATACTTATTAAAAATAGCGTAGTTTTACTTGTTATTGCAAGCTTATTGTCTGCATGCAATGCTAATAAGCAAGGTGTAGGTACTGGTATAGGATTAGTAGCTGGTGGTCTTATAGGGTCACAGTTTGGCAAAGGCGGATTTAGCACAGTGCTTGGCGCTGGTATTGGAGCACTCATTGGAGGAGCTATTGGTCAAAAAATGGATGAAAAAGATAAAAAATTAGCAGCTGAGGCAACTCAAAGAACGCTAGAAGCTGCTCCCACTGGGTCAACTGTGGCGTGGCAAAATCCTGATAATGGACATAACGGAAAAATCACTCTTACAAAAACTTATCCAGATCAAGGTAGGCACTGTCGAGAATATACTCACGTTGTAGAAATTGGTGGAGAGTTCCAAAGGGCTTATGGCAAAGCTTGTAGAACACCTGATGGACAATGGGAGATAGTTTCAAATAACTAA
- a CDS encoding amino acid carrier protein, with the protein MIDSIFRYLGLVEYFLWDYVVFIFLSISGLYLTFYSKGFQFYALRNFTHNFKKSRHKSEETDIQGINPLKLYITSVGGMVGVGNIINVSTAICIGGLGSIFWMWITAFFGMLIKYSEIYLGIKYRVLNSKRHYDGGPMFFIPAAFDGIIGKFLASFSAVLLCIYSIEVYQFSTLVQTLQKTFAIDKTIIILFLLLIVLYVGIGGVNRLATMCSRFIPIFVFLYIFICLYIIVANIGSLPSVILDIFKSAFVGQAPIGGFVGSSMMLAGYYGVRTAVYSGDIGIGYESVIQSETNAHKRKVQAQMAIYALLTDSFLCTLTAFAVAASGAWCQNVLDSKEVMQNLMYDYLPHSNFLVISFLFLAIYTTITAYFTAGVKTSRFLSKKWGNYIFFTTAVILFSIFSYLPTERALTIMMISGGLLVLINVTAILKLRHQIDFNQDD; encoded by the coding sequence ATGATTGATAGCATCTTTAGGTACTTAGGGCTTGTAGAGTACTTTCTATGGGATTACGTCGTTTTTATATTTCTTAGCATCAGCGGCTTATATCTTACTTTTTATTCAAAGGGTTTTCAGTTTTATGCTTTACGTAATTTTACTCATAATTTCAAAAAATCTAGGCATAAATCTGAAGAAACAGATATTCAAGGCATTAACCCTTTGAAATTATATATCACCTCAGTGGGGGGAATGGTAGGTGTTGGTAATATTATAAATGTTAGTACTGCTATATGTATAGGAGGTCTGGGCAGTATATTTTGGATGTGGATAACAGCTTTTTTTGGTATGTTAATCAAATATTCCGAAATATACCTTGGAATTAAATACCGCGTCTTAAATAGCAAACGTCATTATGACGGAGGTCCTATGTTTTTTATACCTGCCGCATTTGATGGAATAATAGGTAAATTCTTAGCTTCTTTTTCTGCAGTACTATTGTGCATATATTCAATTGAAGTTTATCAATTCTCTACCTTAGTTCAGACCTTACAAAAAACTTTTGCTATTGATAAAACTATAATTATTTTATTTTTGCTCTTAATTGTTCTGTATGTAGGGATAGGAGGGGTAAATAGATTAGCTACAATGTGCAGTAGATTTATACCAATTTTTGTTTTCCTTTATATCTTCATATGCCTATATATTATTGTAGCAAACATAGGCTCTTTACCTTCAGTGATATTAGACATATTTAAATCAGCTTTCGTAGGACAAGCCCCGATTGGAGGATTTGTGGGTAGCTCAATGATGCTTGCAGGATATTATGGAGTTAGAACCGCCGTATATTCAGGTGACATTGGCATAGGTTATGAATCAGTAATCCAAAGCGAAACAAATGCGCATAAAAGGAAAGTGCAAGCTCAGATGGCAATATATGCTCTTTTAACTGACAGTTTTTTATGCACTCTAACGGCTTTTGCTGTAGCTGCTTCAGGCGCTTGGTGCCAAAATGTCTTGGATAGTAAAGAGGTTATGCAAAACCTTATGTATGATTATCTGCCACACAGTAACTTTCTAGTTATCTCGTTCCTATTTTTAGCAATTTACACAACTATCACAGCATACTTTACAGCAGGGGTGAAAACTTCTCGTTTTCTATCAAAAAAGTGGGGAAATTATATATTCTTTACTACTGCTGTCATTTTGTTTAGCATTTTTTCATACCTTCCTACAGAAAGGGCTTTAACTATCATGATGATATCTGGAGGTTTGTTGGTTCTAATTAATGTAACAGCAATTTTAAAATTAAGACATCAAATAGATTTTAACCAAGATGACTAA
- a CDS encoding cation diffusion facilitator family transporter produces the protein MNKDQLVKNASYASVATGVLILFVKLWGAVHSSSVSLLASLVDSMLDVTSSIVNMLAVRAALSPPDSKHRFGHNKIEDLVVFGQGVIFIISGSFALYVAVSHILLGQHIQNSETALNSILICTILTLILISYQSYVVGKTNSQLIKSDRIHYISDLGSDLAVIISLYASQYFHYVDYIFGIIIALYIMSASIGLLRQSIRNLIDEEFSDEDREKVLEVLRNDSNVLDVHDMKTRYAGNKAFIQFHIGLDPSISLIKAHDIADKIEAKLQEIFPESEVMIHQDPLGYDKHVQYKEDLRRNAKN, from the coding sequence ATGAATAAAGATCAATTAGTTAAGAATGCATCATATGCTTCTGTTGCCACTGGTGTGTTAATCCTGTTTGTGAAGTTATGGGGGGCTGTACATTCAAGTTCCGTATCTCTTTTAGCCTCTCTTGTTGATTCGATGCTTGATGTCACAAGCTCTATCGTGAACATGCTCGCTGTGCGCGCTGCCCTAAGCCCTCCCGATAGTAAGCATCGCTTTGGACATAATAAGATTGAAGATCTTGTTGTTTTTGGACAGGGGGTAATATTTATTATTTCAGGAAGCTTTGCTTTATATGTTGCCGTAAGTCATATATTATTAGGCCAACATATCCAAAATTCTGAGACGGCATTGAACAGCATTTTAATATGCACAATTTTAACCTTAATTTTAATTTCATACCAATCTTACGTTGTTGGAAAAACTAATTCGCAGCTAATTAAGTCAGATAGGATTCACTATATTTCTGATTTAGGTAGCGATTTGGCAGTTATAATATCTCTGTATGCATCCCAATATTTTCACTACGTAGATTATATATTTGGAATTATTATCGCTCTATATATTATGTCTGCCTCTATAGGACTTTTAAGACAATCTATCAGGAATTTGATAGACGAAGAATTTTCTGATGAAGATAGGGAAAAAGTCCTAGAAGTTTTAAGGAACGACTCTAATGTTTTAGATGTGCATGATATGAAAACAAGATATGCTGGTAATAAAGCTTTTATACAATTTCATATAGGTCTTGATCCAAGTATAAGTCTTATAAAAGCTCATGATATCGCAGATAAAATAGAAGCAAAGTTACAAGAGATCTTTCCCGAGAGTGAGGTTATGATTCATCAAGATCCTTTAGGATATGATAAACATGTACAATACAAAGAAGATTTAAGGCGAAATGCAAAGAATTGA
- the rbfA gene encoding 30S ribosome-binding factor RbfA, with product MIKNNGQYRHLRVASTIQSALNEIFLMSKIQGSQIADCSITKLNVTKDLKLITCYFVPCAGSSTTPKDLLSSLDDAKFTIRKMLSSKVKLKYIPEIRFIYDNTFEEFMKVNRLIDEISLKKLPS from the coding sequence ATGATAAAAAATAATGGTCAATATAGGCATTTAAGAGTTGCAAGTACTATTCAGAGTGCCTTAAATGAAATATTCTTGATGAGCAAAATTCAAGGGAGCCAAATTGCTGACTGCTCTATCACAAAACTGAATGTTACAAAGGATCTTAAGCTTATCACATGCTATTTTGTTCCTTGCGCAGGTAGCAGCACTACTCCAAAAGATTTATTAAGCTCTTTGGATGATGCTAAATTTACTATACGCAAGATGTTATCTAGCAAAGTTAAATTAAAATATATTCCTGAAATTCGTTTCATATACGATAATACCTTCGAAGAATTTATGAAGGTAAATCGCTTAATTGATGAGATATCTCTTAAGAAGCTACCATCCTAA
- the nusA gene encoding transcription termination factor NusA, producing MYLGNRDIINIVDALARDKGIQKEHLIVGIESAIEEIGKTRYGTTHLIKARFNRKTGEINLYRVLSVVDEVTSPGDQISLQDAQKHDPEMKIGDEFFDLLPPMDLGRHEAMIARTAITNALRKAEKEKEYENFIHRIGDIITGPVKRVEYGHLIVDLGKSEAILKRDQLIPTDRFMVGDLVKAYIAEVRREDFGSQIFLSRTSNKMLVKLFEMQVPEIRDGLVQIRAIARDPGSKAKVAVSAVDYGTDPIACCVGIQGSRIKAITEVLNGEKIDVVAWSDNILKYVTNALSVSQVKKVQLSNTSNKIEVVVPVDVSRSAVGRGGQNVRLASKLVGYNIEILTEDQEFERRLTEFHTVSQELCSVLDLEEVLAQFLVAKGFLSVKQIANTSVATFLNIEGFDEDLATALIERAKSHIEQTQKETAKSIAELGVEDSLISFLDFLDLQDILELAKQGIKSLEDFVLLQPEDLKAILPNNLIIRADAEKLIQDAKSLEA from the coding sequence ATGTATTTAGGAAATCGTGATATTATAAACATTGTAGATGCTCTTGCAAGAGATAAAGGGATACAGAAAGAACATCTCATAGTAGGCATTGAAAGTGCTATAGAAGAGATTGGCAAAACCAGATACGGAACCACCCATCTTATTAAAGCTAGATTTAATCGTAAAACGGGTGAAATAAACCTTTATAGGGTATTAAGCGTGGTTGATGAAGTGACTTCGCCTGGTGATCAAATTTCTCTTCAAGATGCTCAAAAACATGACCCTGAAATGAAAATTGGAGATGAGTTTTTTGATCTTCTTCCCCCGATGGACTTAGGTCGTCACGAAGCAATGATAGCGCGTACAGCTATTACTAATGCCCTCAGGAAAGCTGAGAAAGAAAAAGAATATGAAAACTTTATCCATCGTATTGGAGATATTATTACGGGGCCTGTTAAGAGAGTCGAATATGGTCACCTTATCGTTGATTTAGGGAAAAGTGAAGCAATCCTTAAGCGTGACCAGCTAATTCCAACTGATAGATTTATGGTTGGAGACTTAGTTAAAGCTTATATTGCAGAAGTGCGTCGCGAAGATTTTGGGTCTCAAATTTTCTTATCAAGAACAAGCAATAAAATGTTAGTCAAATTATTTGAGATGCAAGTTCCAGAGATAAGGGATGGATTAGTCCAAATCAGAGCAATTGCAAGAGATCCTGGTTCAAAAGCAAAAGTTGCGGTCTCAGCGGTTGATTATGGTACTGACCCAATTGCATGTTGTGTTGGAATACAAGGATCTAGAATTAAGGCAATCACTGAAGTCTTAAATGGAGAAAAAATTGATGTAGTTGCATGGAGCGATAACATACTTAAATACGTTACAAACGCCCTTTCTGTAAGCCAAGTGAAAAAGGTTCAATTATCTAATACCTCAAATAAAATTGAAGTGGTTGTACCTGTTGATGTTTCAAGATCGGCTGTTGGTCGTGGAGGACAAAACGTACGTCTTGCATCAAAACTTGTAGGATATAATATTGAAATTCTTACAGAAGACCAAGAATTTGAAAGAAGGTTGACGGAATTCCATACAGTAAGCCAGGAGCTGTGCAGTGTACTTGATTTAGAAGAAGTACTTGCGCAATTTTTGGTAGCTAAAGGGTTTTTATCCGTAAAACAAATAGCTAATACTTCTGTAGCAACATTTTTAAATATTGAAGGGTTTGATGAAGATCTTGCTACGGCATTGATAGAAAGAGCTAAGAGCCATATAGAACAAACCCAAAAAGAAACTGCTAAGAGCATAGCAGAACTAGGTGTGGAAGATTCATTAATATCCTTTTTGGACTTTTTAGACTTGCAAGATATACTAGAATTAGCAAAGCAAGGTATCAAAAGCTTAGAAGACTTTGTACTACTGCAGCCTGAAGATTTAAAGGCAATACTGCCTAATAATCTTATCATCAGGGCAGATGCTGAAAAATTAATTCAGGATGCTAAATCCTTAGAAGCTTAA
- a CDS encoding DciA family protein: MQRIEQVINGAIEKVMFKRHGKAFAKIFANWSNLCSPSLASISVPLSLNKIDKVLFISSHNPAKAIELYFMQEVILQRIKLLLDSHGIKQKIDKIHVQKYEF, translated from the coding sequence ATGCAAAGAATTGAACAAGTAATAAATGGAGCTATTGAAAAGGTAATGTTTAAACGCCATGGCAAGGCTTTTGCTAAAATATTCGCCAACTGGTCAAACCTTTGTAGCCCTTCTCTTGCGTCAATTTCTGTACCTCTTAGTTTAAACAAAATTGATAAGGTGTTGTTTATAAGTTCTCACAATCCCGCAAAGGCAATCGAGCTATACTTTATGCAAGAGGTTATTCTTCAACGTATTAAATTACTTTTAGATTCTCATGGAATTAAGCAAAAAATCGATAAAATTCATGTCCAAAAATATGAATTTTAG